In the genome of Paracoccus tegillarcae, one region contains:
- a CDS encoding phage portal protein produces MAFRLFSREEKSAPVVEKKASATGRVVAFASGSGRVAWTARDTGSLTRGGFVGNPVGFRSVRLIAEAAAAVPLICQDKDRRYEVHPVLDLLRRPNPGQGRAELFEALFGQMLLSGDGYLEAVGLGHDDLPDELHVLRSDRMSIVPGADGWPVAFEYAVGGRKHRFDMTGSPDPICHIKSFHPQDDHYGLSPMQAAAVALDVHNSASAWSKALLDNAARPSGAIIYKGVDGQGSLSPDQYDRLVCEIEANHQGARNAGRPMLLEGGLDWKPMGFSPSDMEFHQTKQAAAREIALAFGVPPMLLGIPGDATYANYAEAHRAFYRLTVLPLATRVAASVAWWMSEHLGTEVDLRPDPDQVPALAGERDQQWKRIGEASFLSDAEKRALLGLPPLADG; encoded by the coding sequence ATGGCGTTTCGGTTGTTTTCACGGGAGGAAAAATCCGCCCCCGTGGTGGAAAAGAAGGCCAGCGCGACGGGTCGGGTCGTGGCGTTCGCCAGCGGCTCGGGCCGGGTGGCATGGACCGCGCGCGACACCGGCTCGTTGACGCGGGGCGGCTTTGTGGGGAACCCGGTCGGGTTCCGATCTGTGCGCTTGATTGCCGAGGCGGCGGCGGCGGTTCCACTGATCTGTCAGGACAAGGATCGTCGCTATGAGGTCCATCCGGTTCTGGATCTGTTACGCCGGCCAAATCCGGGACAGGGACGGGCGGAGTTGTTCGAGGCCTTGTTTGGCCAGATGCTGCTGTCGGGCGATGGCTACCTCGAGGCTGTCGGGCTGGGCCATGACGATTTGCCCGATGAGTTGCATGTGCTGCGTTCTGATCGGATGAGCATTGTGCCCGGCGCGGATGGCTGGCCGGTGGCGTTTGAATATGCGGTGGGCGGCCGGAAGCATCGTTTTGACATGACCGGATCGCCTGATCCCATCTGTCATATCAAGAGCTTTCACCCGCAGGACGATCATTACGGGCTGTCGCCGATGCAGGCGGCGGCGGTGGCGCTGGATGTGCATAACAGCGCGTCGGCCTGGTCAAAGGCGCTGCTGGACAATGCGGCGCGGCCCAGTGGGGCGATCATCTACAAGGGCGTCGATGGGCAGGGCAGCCTGTCCCCTGATCAGTATGACCGGCTGGTCTGCGAGATCGAGGCAAACCATCAGGGCGCGCGCAATGCGGGGCGCCCGATGCTGCTGGAGGGGGGGCTTGACTGGAAGCCGATGGGGTTCAGCCCCTCGGATATGGAGTTCCATCAGACCAAGCAGGCGGCAGCGCGCGAGATTGCGCTGGCCTTTGGCGTGCCGCCGATGCTGCTGGGCATCCCCGGTGACGCGACCTATGCCAACTATGCCGAGGCGCATCGCGCGTTTTACCGCCTGACCGTCCTGCCGCTGGCGACGCGGGTGGCGGCGAGCGTCGCCTGGTGGATGAGCGAGCATCTGGGCACTGAGGTGGATCTGCGGCCCGATCCCGATCAGGTGCCGGCACTGGCCGGGGAGCGCGACCAGCAGTGGAAGCGGATCGGCGAGGCCTCTTTCCTGAGCGACGCCGAAAAGCGGGCGTTGCTGGGGCTGCCGCCGCTTGCCGATGGATGA
- a CDS encoding GTA head formation protein, RCAP_rcc01685 family, with translation MEGSRLVKDALGWHDLRFEAQERIMALQFGAVEKRLEKIESMIEGLERRLWMTVYGVVAVILTQAVQGILEFAPKGG, from the coding sequence ATGGAGGGTTCACGCTTGGTCAAGGATGCGCTGGGCTGGCATGACCTGCGTTTCGAGGCACAGGAGCGGATCATGGCCCTGCAGTTCGGGGCCGTCGAAAAGCGCCTGGAGAAGATCGAGTCGATGATCGAGGGCCTCGAGCGCCGGCTGTGGATGACCGTCTATGGCGTGGTGGCCGTCATCCTGACGCAGGCCGTGCAAGGCATTCTGGAATTTGCGCCGAAAGGGGGCTGA
- a CDS encoding HK97 family phage prohead protease, producing MDLGLELKFAGGAPTLTDGSVIEGYASLFGLTDQGGDAVLPGAFAASLKTLAGKGDKVRMLWQHDPTRPIGVWDEIREDEKGLWVKGRLLPDVAQAREAAALIQAGAIDGLSIGYRTIRAERDQKGRRMLAEVALWEVSLVTFPMLPEAKVGHKAADDLREMAAVFSAATRALRADLD from the coding sequence ATGGATCTTGGGTTGGAACTGAAATTTGCGGGCGGTGCGCCCACATTGACGGATGGATCTGTCATCGAGGGCTATGCCAGCCTGTTTGGTCTGACTGATCAGGGCGGTGATGCGGTCTTGCCGGGCGCGTTTGCGGCAAGTCTGAAGACGCTGGCGGGAAAGGGCGACAAGGTGCGGATGCTGTGGCAGCACGATCCGACCCGCCCCATCGGCGTCTGGGATGAAATCCGCGAGGACGAGAAGGGCTTATGGGTCAAGGGGCGGCTGCTGCCCGATGTGGCGCAGGCGCGTGAGGCGGCGGCGCTGATCCAGGCGGGCGCGATTGACGGGCTGTCGATCGGCTATCGCACCATCAGGGCCGAGCGCGATCAAAAGGGTCGCCGGATGCTTGCCGAGGTGGCGCTGTGGGAGGTGTCATTGGTGACCTTTCCGATGCTGCCCGAGGCCAAGGTTGGCCACAAGGCAGCTGACGATCTGCGCGAAATGGCTGCGGTCTTTTCCGCGGCAACCCGGGCTTTGCGGGCCGATCTAGATTGA
- a CDS encoding phage major capsid protein, whose translation MTEVKAAAGEDMPGELKGAMLGFVSELKCFRDDIQKKLQAQDERMTMLDRKTALRGRTPLSTNAEVEVPHQKAFNAYLRSGDDDALRGLPIEEKGLTVASDGGFLATPRVAETVQNVLSSGASLRKLAHVVMVESAAYEVLVDKGDLGAGWATEADAIETGSSGIDRISIPVHELSAMPKASQRLLDDAAFDVEGWLAERIADKFARAEAGAFISGDGIDKPRGILSYPTADHGAEGDGQIGTVSSGSLGSFATEHPADALIDLVYALAAEYRANASFVMNSKTAATIRKMKDADGRFVWTDSIAAGQPAQLLGYPVMISEDMPDLDLDSLSIAFGDFHAAYTVVERPDLRVLRDPFSAKPHVLFYATKRVGGGVTDFRAVKLMKFA comes from the coding sequence ATGACCGAGGTGAAAGCCGCGGCCGGGGAGGATATGCCCGGCGAGCTGAAGGGAGCGATGCTTGGGTTCGTAAGTGAACTCAAATGCTTCCGTGACGATATTCAGAAAAAACTTCAAGCACAGGACGAACGTATGACCATGCTGGATCGCAAAACCGCCCTTCGTGGCCGCACCCCACTGTCGACCAATGCCGAGGTCGAGGTGCCGCATCAGAAGGCGTTCAACGCCTATCTGCGCAGCGGCGATGATGATGCGCTGCGCGGCCTGCCCATCGAGGAAAAGGGCCTGACCGTTGCCAGTGACGGTGGTTTTCTGGCTACGCCGCGAGTCGCGGAAACGGTCCAGAATGTGCTGAGCAGCGGCGCGTCGCTGCGCAAGCTGGCCCATGTCGTGATGGTGGAAAGCGCCGCCTATGAGGTGCTGGTCGACAAGGGCGATCTGGGTGCTGGTTGGGCGACCGAAGCCGACGCGATCGAAACCGGCAGCAGCGGGATCGACCGCATCTCGATCCCGGTCCACGAACTGTCGGCCATGCCCAAGGCCAGCCAGCGGTTGCTGGATGATGCCGCTTTTGACGTCGAGGGCTGGCTGGCAGAGCGCATCGCCGACAAGTTTGCCCGCGCCGAGGCTGGTGCCTTTATCAGCGGCGACGGCATCGACAAGCCGCGCGGCATTCTGTCCTATCCGACCGCCGATCATGGCGCCGAGGGCGACGGTCAGATCGGGACTGTCAGCAGTGGCAGCCTGGGAAGCTTTGCCACCGAACATCCTGCCGATGCGCTGATCGACCTGGTCTACGCGCTGGCCGCGGAATATCGCGCCAATGCAAGCTTTGTCATGAACTCGAAAACGGCGGCGACGATCCGCAAGATGAAGGATGCCGACGGCCGCTTTGTCTGGACCGACTCGATCGCGGCTGGCCAGCCGGCACAATTGCTGGGCTATCCGGTGATGATCAGCGAGGACATGCCCGATCTGGATCTGGACTCGCTGTCGATTGCCTTTGGCGACTTTCATGCGGCCTACACCGTCGTCGAGCGTCCCGATCTGCGCGTGCTGCGCGATCCCTTCAGCGCCAAACCGCATGTGCTGTTCTATGCGACCAAACGCGTCGGCGGCGGCGTGACCGACTTCCGCGCTGTGAAGCTGATGAAATTCGCCTGA
- a CDS encoding head-tail connector protein: protein MMLIEETAPATEALPVARLRDHLRLGSGFGLADDEAENGALAGFLRAAIATIEARTGKVLLTRRFRMQLDDWRDRLGQTLPLAPVVAVERIEVDDGAGTITEIPAASWRLIADLQRPMILPAGVILPNVPRLGSVTVTFTAGFGEDWDAVPADLAQAVLMLAAQFYEDRSFSGSKAALPFGVTALIERWRAVRTLAGRGASRGVR from the coding sequence ATGATGCTGATCGAGGAAACGGCGCCGGCGACGGAGGCGCTGCCTGTCGCCCGGTTGCGCGATCATCTGCGGCTGGGCTCGGGGTTTGGGCTGGCCGATGACGAGGCGGAAAACGGGGCCCTGGCAGGCTTTTTGCGGGCGGCGATCGCGACGATCGAAGCACGGACGGGCAAGGTGCTGCTGACGCGGCGCTTTCGGATGCAACTGGATGATTGGCGCGATCGGCTGGGGCAGACCTTGCCGCTTGCGCCGGTGGTGGCGGTCGAGCGGATCGAGGTTGACGACGGTGCAGGCACGATCACCGAGATACCGGCGGCAAGCTGGCGGCTGATCGCGGACTTGCAGCGCCCGATGATCCTGCCGGCAGGGGTGATCCTGCCGAATGTGCCGCGTCTGGGGTCTGTGACGGTGACGTTCACGGCGGGCTTTGGCGAGGACTGGGATGCGGTGCCTGCCGATCTGGCGCAGGCGGTGCTGATGCTGGCGGCACAATTCTATGAGGATCGCAGCTTTTCGGGATCAAAGGCGGCGCTGCCTTTTGGCGTGACCGCGTTGATCGAGCGCTGGCGTGCGGTTCGCACTTTGGCCGGGCGCGGCGCCTCTCGGGGGGTACGCTGA
- a CDS encoding head-tail adaptor protein, with protein MAEPRLNVPLVLESPVRQSDGMGGHRLAWQTVGKIWAEMRAGSGRERSGQAGAQSVVRWRIVTRAAVSGDPRRPGPEQRLRLGERVFRIEAVAESDPDGRYLTCFAREEDQA; from the coding sequence ATGGCGGAACCAAGGCTGAATGTGCCGCTGGTGCTGGAAAGCCCGGTTCGGCAAAGCGATGGCATGGGCGGGCATCGTCTGGCCTGGCAGACCGTTGGCAAGATCTGGGCCGAGATGCGCGCGGGCAGCGGACGCGAGCGTTCGGGGCAGGCGGGTGCGCAAAGTGTCGTTCGCTGGCGGATCGTGACGCGGGCTGCCGTCAGCGGTGATCCACGTCGCCCTGGGCCCGAGCAGCGGTTGCGTTTGGGTGAACGCGTGTTCCGCATAGAGGCAGTGGCCGAGAGCGACCCGGACGGGCGCTATCTCACCTGCTTTGCACGTGAGGAGGATCAGGCATGA
- a CDS encoding DUF3168 domain-containing protein codes for MSYAAGVALQAAVYQQLRADVALSDLVGDAVYDAMPVEAPSGVYVSLGPDDARDAGDVSARGSRHDFVVSVLSGTDETDGFGAVKEVASAVSAVLESGETVLAHGHLAGMWFLRAKARRVENGAARRVDLTFRARIDLG; via the coding sequence ATGAGCTATGCGGCGGGGGTGGCCTTGCAGGCCGCCGTTTATCAGCAGTTGCGCGCGGATGTCGCGCTGTCTGATCTGGTCGGCGATGCGGTCTATGACGCGATGCCGGTCGAGGCGCCAAGCGGCGTATATGTTTCGCTTGGCCCTGACGATGCGCGTGATGCGGGCGACGTGTCGGCACGGGGATCGCGGCATGATTTCGTCGTTTCGGTTTTGTCCGGCACGGATGAGACGGACGGCTTCGGCGCTGTGAAAGAGGTTGCCAGCGCTGTCAGCGCGGTTCTGGAAAGCGGCGAAACGGTGCTGGCGCATGGGCATCTTGCGGGGATGTGGTTCCTGCGCGCAAAGGCGCGGCGGGTTGAAAACGGTGCGGCGCGGCGGGTCGATCTGACCTTTCGCGCCCGGATTGATCTGGGCTGA
- a CDS encoding phage major tail protein, TP901-1 family, translating into MAVQNGRDLLIKMDMIGDGTFETVAGLRASRLAFNAETVDVTSLESQGGWRELLGGAGVRSASISGSGVFRDADTDGRARQIFFDGEVPRFQVIIPDFGIVEGPFQITGLEYSGSYNGEATYELSMASAGALTFEPA; encoded by the coding sequence ATGGCAGTGCAGAATGGGCGCGATCTGCTGATCAAGATGGACATGATCGGCGATGGTACTTTCGAGACGGTTGCGGGGCTGCGCGCCTCGCGCTTGGCCTTTAACGCCGAAACGGTGGATGTCACCAGCCTGGAAAGCCAGGGGGGCTGGCGCGAGCTTTTGGGCGGAGCCGGCGTGCGCAGCGCGTCGATCAGCGGCTCGGGTGTGTTCCGCGACGCGGATACGGATGGCCGTGCGCGGCAGATATTCTTTGACGGTGAGGTGCCGCGCTTTCAGGTGATCATTCCTGATTTCGGCATTGTCGAGGGACCGTTCCAGATCACCGGGCTGGAATATTCGGGCAGCTACAATGGCGAAGCGACATATGAGTTGTCGATGGCCTCTGCCGGTGCGCTCACGTTCGAGCCGGCTTGA
- a CDS encoding gene transfer agent family protein: MVNPMRGEVEILLDGRPHVARLTLGALAELEEALGSDSLLAVVGRFEGGSFTTRDVLAVLLAGLRGAGWQGAADELMSAEFGGGPMGAARAAAELLARAFRLEP; this comes from the coding sequence ATGGTGAACCCGATGCGTGGCGAGGTCGAGATCTTGCTGGACGGTCGGCCGCATGTCGCGCGGCTGACACTGGGCGCGCTGGCCGAACTGGAAGAGGCTCTGGGCAGCGACAGCCTGCTGGCGGTGGTTGGTCGTTTCGAGGGCGGCAGTTTTACCACCCGCGATGTGCTGGCCGTACTGCTGGCGGGCTTGCGTGGCGCTGGCTGGCAGGGTGCGGCTGACGAATTGATGTCAGCCGAGTTCGGGGGTGGGCCGATGGGCGCGGCGCGAGCAGCGGCAGAGCTGCTGGCCCGCGCCTTTCGGCTTGAGCCATGA